The genomic window AGGCTGTTGACGCGAGCTTGGTAATTGTCGGTGCCAAATCCGCTGTAGAGCTTTCGGACAATGTCGGCACGACCATCCTGATCGCGATCTTCGGCGTATAGAATATCCGGAGCCGCGCAGACCAACACGCCGGATCGCCAAGCCGTAACACCGGTGGGGAAAGGGATGCCATCGAGAAATATTTCCGATTGGTCGAACGTTCCGTCGCCGCGACTGGAGCGGAGGACACGAACGCGCCCGCCCGGTTGGTAGTCGCCCTCGATACCTTCCGGGTAATCAAACATTTCCGCCACATAGACTTTGCCATCGGGCGAAAAGTCCACCGCGACCGGCGATGCGATCAGCGGCTCGGAAGCTACCAGTCCGACGGCCAAATCGTCCGCGGCAAGTTCCAACAGTTGCATCGACGCCTGCGGTGTTTTGGCTTGAGTGAGGTTGGCGTCCGCCGAAGCGGCTGGGGAGGTGGCCAGATCGGTCAGGGTATGGCAGAGTGATTCGACCGTCGACAGGATTTGAGTTTCCAGTCCGCTGCGGAGCTTGGTGGGTTGGTCGTAATAGATCATCGCACCTGCCCCTTCGTATCCGCCTTGCCGGAGCACGCGCTCGCTGGGTATGTAACAGGGGCAGGCATTGGCATAGGCATTGACCCACATGTCGGGACCGTCGGATACCGCTTTCAGTTGCAGGCCGTATTCCACCGTCACTTCACCGCCCAAGAACACCATGCACAGCGATTCCCCGAACGCCCAAACTTGTACCGGATAGTCGATCGACTGTCGTAACGATTCGCCTCGTTGCAGTTTTGCCAGTTGAGTGCGGGCGTGGTAGCCGGTCGGTGAATCGAGTTTGGCCAGTTCGGTGAATTCCTGTTTGCTGGGCAGTTCGTCCAGAGGCAATTCGATCGGTTGCAGCTTTGCGGATAGCGGCGTTTCGATCGGTGTCATGTCGGTTTGCAACAGCCGCGACACTTCGGCGGCGATCAGGGCACCCTGGGCGCGGGCGCTGTCGACAAGATTGCGTGGTAGGGAAGCATCCGGATTTTGGTCGCCCGCGCAGCCCACCGACATCATGGCGATGCAGCCTGGATTTGCTTGTTCGATTTGTGACTGGGCATATCCCGCCCAGTCGCCACCGATCCGTCGTTCACTTAACGTGACGCAGTGGCAGGCATAGCTGCAGTAAACGCCGATCAGCTTGCCCGCCGCATCGCGAATCGCCAGGACGGGAAGATCATGATCGACCGGGCCATCGGGCGAGCGGCGGTTGGTGGCGAATTTGATTTGTCCCGTCGCCCACTGCATGCTGGCGGGGCGACGATTGGCCAGCGCCGCCTTGGCGACCTCGAACAGACTGTTGGTAAAGTCGGCGGTGTATTGATCGATCCGTTGTTGTTCTTCGGCCGTAAAATCTCGGGCCAGGATATTGGGGGCGCAACCGTTGATGATCGGAGCGGTGTGCGTATGCGTGGCGGTGATGGCCACACGATCGGCGTCGATTCCCAGCGGTTCTAGGCGGCGGCAGACTTCGGCTCGAATCGCTGCGGGGATGCCCAGGGTGTCGACGGTAATCAGTACCAGCGGGCTGTTCTGGTCCGCTTTGATGGCCATCGCTTTGGCCCAAATCTTTTGTCGAACCCCGGTAGAGGCCTGCTGACGCGACAAAAATCCGTTCAGCAAAATCGGATAATCGGGAGTGATATCGGCGCGAGCTAGTCCGACTTGCAGTGACGATTCCTGGGCCGCTGCTTGCGGGCCGTAGCTCATCCAAGAGACGGCGACAAACAGAGTGATGATTTTAAAGCAATTCAACATTTACTCTCCGTGAGTTCATTTCACGGCCCGGGCGGGTTTCGGGCGGGGGGATTATGGTGGGCTGCGTTCCATATTAGCGTGTTTGCTGCAGGCGAGTTTCGTTTGAGTTAGAATCTGCATCGAACTGTTACCCACCTTCCTTCCCCGTTCGGAATCCCGCCATGGTAGCCCCCCCGACTCGTCGTTCGTTTCTTAAATCCGCAGCGATCGCCGGTACCGCCGTCGCTTTGCCCGCCCTGCAGTACTCCCGTGTTTACGGTGCCAATAGTCGGCTGGGAATCGCCAGTGTGGGGACCGGCGGAAAAGGTTGGAGCGATCTGAATGGGGTGGCGGCCAGTCCCCACGTCGAAGTCGTCGGGTTGTGCAATATCGACAGTTCGAAACCGCATCTTGGTCAAGCGGCGGAGAAATATTCTTCCGCTCGGACCTACGCGGATTGGCGGAAGTTGCTGGACGAAGCGAAAGACATTCAGGGTGTGTTGGTGTCGACGCCCGACTTCATGCACGCGCCGATTTCGCTGGCTGCGATGCAGTTGGGCAAACATGTGTTCTGTCAGAAACCGCTGACCCATTCGGTGCACGAAGCGCGTCAGATGCGGTTGGCCGCCGCCAAGTACGGCGCCGTCACGCAGATGTGCAACCAAATTCAATCCCATACGGCGTATCGCACGGCGGTCAATGCGGTGCACTCCGGAATGATCGGCAAGGTCAAAGAGGTGCATTCCTGGCAGGGCGGCAGTCCCAGCTGGCCGCGACATATCGCCCGGCCCGGCGGTAGCGATCCGGTGCCTTCGCACGTGCAGTGGGATCTATGGCAAGGTGTGGCCGCCGAACGTCCGTACAAAAACGGTCTGTATCACGCCTTCAATTGGCGCGGTTGGCAGGCTTATGGAACCGGGCAACTGGGCGACTTTGGTTGCCATATTTTGGATCCCGTGTTCAAGTCCTTGAAGTTGACTTCGCCGACCAAGCTGACCGCCGAAGCGCCGCCGCTGTTCCCGGAAACCTGGACCGATCGAGCCACGGTGCGGTATCAATTCCCGGGCACCGAATACACCGCCGGTTCCACGATTCCGGTTACCTGGTATGACGCCGCCGGAGTGTCGCCTTCGCGAGAGTCGCTGACTCATCTCCCGGCTGATTACAAACTGCCTAACGCCGGTTCGGTGTTGGTCGGCGAAAAGGGTTCGCTGGTGATTCCCCACGTGGCGATGCCGAAATTGTTTCCCGCCGATGGTGTCGCGGAGAAGGAAATGCCGGTGCTGGAGAGCGTCGATCACTACACCCAGTGGGCCGATGCCTGTCGCGGCGTGGGCGAGACGACCTCGCACTTCGACTATGCCGGTCCGTTGACCGAGACCGTGTTGTTGGGAACGATCGGCGTGCGATTCGCCGGGCAGGAATTGCAATGGGACGCCGAGGCGCTGCAGATCACGAATCATCCGCAGGCCCAAGCGTACGTCAGTAAACCCTACCGCAGCGGTTGGGAACCGAGCTGGATGTAGTCGTATAACCTGTAGCTGCAGGCACCGGCGGACTTAATAGCAGTGAATTGCCATACGATCTCAATTCACCCTCCCCCTGGGAGGGTCGAGCGTCAGCGAGGGGAGGGTGAAGTGCGATTATGTCAGGCGTCTCCGCGGGCGCCGGCGCGGGCCGCCGCGGATGTGTGCGTCAACACATTGTGCACTCTACCTACGCGCTTCGATGACAACACCCCGGCGGACAACGCCTGCGGAGTCTTGAGGCTCCTCCGGCGCACTCGTTTAACCCGTAGCCGCAGGCGCCGGCGCGGGCCGCCATGGATGTGTGCGTCAACACATCGTGCACTCTACCTACGCGCTTCGATGACAACACCCTGGCGGACAACGCCTGCGCCTGCGGAGCCTGTCACGTCGAACGGTGATAGAAAAACGTCTTGAGGCTCCTCCGGCTGCGGGTTAAACGAGACAGGCGCCGGCGCGGGCCGCCATGGATGTGTGCGTCAACACATTGTGCACTCTACCTGCGCGCTTCGATGACAACACCCTGGCGGACAACGCCTGCGCCTGCGGAGCCTGTCACGTCGAACGGTGATAGAAAAACGTCTTGAGGCTCCTCCGGCTGCGGGTTAAACGAGACAGCCGCCGGCGCGGGCCGCCATGGATGTTTGCGTCAACACATCGTGCACTCTACCTACGCGCTTCGATGACAACACCCCGGCGGACAACGCCTGCGCCTGCGGAGCCTGTCACGTCGAACGGTGATAGAAAAACGTCTTGAGGCTCCTCCGGCTGCGGGTTAAACGAGACAGGCGCCGGCGCGGGCCGCCATGGATGTGTGCGTCAACACATTGTGCACTCTACCTACGCGCTTCGATGACAACACCCCGGCGGACAACGCCTGCGCCTGCGGAGCCTGTCACGTCGAACGGTGATAGAACAACGTCTTGAGGCTCCTCCGGCTGCGGGTTAAACGAGATAGCCGCCGGCGCGGGCCGCCATGGATGTGTGCGTCAACACATTGTGCACTCTACCTACGCGCTTCGATGACAACACCCTGGCGGACAACGCCTGCGCCTGCGGAGCCTGTCACGTCGAACGGTGATAGAGAAACGTCTTGAGGCTCCTCCGGCTGCGGGTTAAACGAGACAGCCGCCGGCGCGGGCCGCCATGGA from Roseimaritima ulvae includes these protein-coding regions:
- a CDS encoding Gfo/Idh/MocA family protein, which codes for MVAPPTRRSFLKSAAIAGTAVALPALQYSRVYGANSRLGIASVGTGGKGWSDLNGVAASPHVEVVGLCNIDSSKPHLGQAAEKYSSARTYADWRKLLDEAKDIQGVLVSTPDFMHAPISLAAMQLGKHVFCQKPLTHSVHEARQMRLAAAKYGAVTQMCNQIQSHTAYRTAVNAVHSGMIGKVKEVHSWQGGSPSWPRHIARPGGSDPVPSHVQWDLWQGVAAERPYKNGLYHAFNWRGWQAYGTGQLGDFGCHILDPVFKSLKLTSPTKLTAEAPPLFPETWTDRATVRYQFPGTEYTAGSTIPVTWYDAAGVSPSRESLTHLPADYKLPNAGSVLVGEKGSLVIPHVAMPKLFPADGVAEKEMPVLESVDHYTQWADACRGVGETTSHFDYAGPLTETVLLGTIGVRFAGQELQWDAEALQITNHPQAQAYVSKPYRSGWEPSWM